CCGCCATCCTGGCCCCGCCGTTGCTGGAACCGCTGGTGATCGGGAACATCCGCTGGGGGCTGGGACTGATGTCTATCGGCCTTCTGGCGTCCCTGATCGCCCTGGTCGTGGTGTCCCGCCGCTGGTGGATCATCGCGGCGGCGGGATTCCAAGTGGCGGCGACCTCAAGCTATGCGATCGCCCTGGCCCAGCCCGATCTGCTGATCTGGACCGGCGTCTCGCTGCGGCTGGTGCTCTGGATGCTTCAGATGGTCGCCTGCGGGTTCGGCATCGCCGAGGCCCTGTCGGCGCGCCGGCAAACCCGATCCCATTTCCGGGCCAAGGCCCGACCTCTTTCGACAGAATATCATCCATGACGAAATCCGACCCCCAATGGACGTTCGAGTCCGCCGTCGCCTTCTGGCGCGAATGGTCCGCCCAGGATCTTGAGCCGGTGTGGGAGCGGTTCGAATCCGCCGAGAAATTCCTGCTGAAATGGCAGCCCGCGACCCCCGGAGAGGCCGGGGCCATGCTGGATGTCCTGCTCCAGACCGTGGCGTCGCGTAGCGATGGTTGCGACCAGACCGCCCTGGCTCATCTGAGGCGCTACGTCGGCGATCTGCCGAAAGTGTGAGTGCTTTGCGGGGCAGGGGGCTTCCAATTTCAGCCGGACGCGCGCCATTCTGTCCACTGGAACGGTCGAAGAACCGTCCGGAGGAATTAAGACCATGGCTTTCCTGGACTGGATCGCACCCCTGTCGCCCGTGAAGCGCGACGAAACGCGTGAGCGCGTCTTCTCCGCCGACATGTGCCCACTGACCTGGAGCTTCTGGGTGGTGGACGCCGAGGAGAGTCCGTCCGCCGACGCAACCGTGCGTGGCGACCCGCGCCGCCGGACCTCGGGCGAGGCCTAGACCCACTCTGGACAAAGCGTCGCGGAGGCGTAGGAGGACCGCCCGGTTCCGCTTACTGTCACGCATCCGCCATGCGCGGGCGCTAAGGGGCCGACAAGGTCATCGGAGCGTCCCCCAGTGAAGTCCACCACCGCGATCGTCTCGGCTCTTCTCATGCTGGGAGCCGCGCCGGCTCTCGCGCAGACCGCAGGGGAGGCCGCCGCTCCGGAGCGCGCGCCTTTCCCCGGATCGAACGCGGCGCCGGGCCGTCCGACCCTGGTCGTGACCATCGTGATCGACCAGTTCAGCGCCAATCTGTTCAACCAGTATCGCAGCCGGTTCACAGGCGGACTGAGGACCCTGGCCGATCAGGGGCTGGTCTATACCAACGGCTTCCAGAGCCACGGCGTCACCACGACCTGCCCCGGCCACTCCACCGTCCTGACCGGCGCCCACCCGACCCATACCGGCATCCCGGCCAATGAGTGGATCGATCCGGCGACGGGCAAGGAGCTCTATTGTCTGGCGGCGCCGCAGAACACCATCGCCGGGGGCGCCCATAGCGAGAATGGTCTGGTGGGCTCGGACCAGCTTCTGGTCACCAACCTGCCGGACTGGGTGAAGGCCCAGAGCCCGGACAGCCGCGTTTTCGCCGTCTCGGGCAAGGACCGGGGCGCGATCAACCTGGCGGGCCACCACGCCGACGGGACCTTCTGGATCGCCGGGCCGATGCTGACGACCTATGTCGAGCCCGGCCAGAACGCCGAGGCGCGGCTGGCGCCGATCGCGGCATTCAACGCTGCCTACAAGGCGAAGCTGGCGGCCGATCCGAACCCGACCTGGACCTTCCAGCACGACCAGTGCCGCACCCTGCGCTCGACCTCGACCGTCGGCGGCCAGACCTTCCACGCCGACCTGCCGCCGGAGGACGCCAATCTGGAAGACTCGCCGTATCTCGACGAGACCACCCTGGACGCCGCGACCTACCTGCTGGACAGCCAGCAACTGGGCCGACGCGGGGTGGTCGATCTGCTGGGCGTCAGCCTGTCGGGCACCGACAAGATCGGTCACGCCTACGGCACCCAGGGGCCTGAGATGTGCGAACAGCTGCTGCGCATGGACGAGGCGCTGGGGCGGTTCCTGAGCCGAGTCGCGGCGACCCCGGGCGCCATCGTGGTCCTGACCGCCGACCACGGCGGGTCGGACTTCCCCGAGCGGATCGCCCAGCGGGGCGGCGCCGCGGGCCGCTATGACACCACCATGCTGACGCGCATCAATGCCCAGCTGAAGACCCAGTTCAACCTGACCGACAACCCGCTACAGAGCGGCGGCACGGGCTTCATCGTCGCCGACAAGGATCACAAGGAACTGCCGGAACCGCTGCGCAGCCAGATTATCGCCGCCGCCGTCCCGCTGCTGAACGCCGAGCCGAACATCGTCCTGGCCGTGCCGCGCGACGAACTGCTGCAGGACCCGATGCCGGCCCGGAACTTCAATCCTGAAGAGCTGACGATCCGCGAGAGGCTGCGCCTGAGCGCCGTCGCCGGGCGAGGCGCCGACATCCTGCGCGCCTATGCCTACAACCTGACCTCCAACGCCCGGATCGGCGGCTCGATCGCCAGCCACGGCTCGCCCTGGGACTATGACCGTCGCGTGCCGATCATCTTCTGGCGGCCAGGCGAGCGCGGCGAGGAGCATTTCTGGCCGCTGCGCACCGTCGACATCGCCCCGACCCTGGCCAATCTGGTCAATGTCCCGGCGGCGGACACCGTGGACGGCGTGTGCCAGAACCTGGGCCTGTATGACGTCCCGGCGTGTCCGGTGGTCGCGGCGGAGCCTGACGCCAAGCCCTGAGGCCGGTGTCGCGTGTGCTTCGTTACAGGGCGTCACATCGTGTTTCCCGGTGGGCTCTGATCTACCGTCCGGCGTGTTACCTTGCCAGAAGGGCCACAGATTCCCGGCAAGGGATCAGGAAACGCGACCGGAAAACGGGACAGTCCAATGATCAGAGCAAGACGCGCGCGCATCGTCGCGACCCTGGGGCCCGCCAGCCGGGCGCCCGGCACGGTGAAGGCCCTGGCCCAGGCCGGGGTCGACGTCTTCCGCCTGAACTTCAGCCACGGCTCGCATGACGATCATGCCGCCGCCCTGAAGGCGGTGCGCGGGGCCGAGATGGCGCTGCAACGACCTCTGGGCGTGCTGGCCGACCTGCAAGGTCCCAAGCTGCGTCTGGGCCGGTTCAAGGATGTCGAGATCGACATCAAGCCGGGCCACAAGATGCGGTTCGATCTTGACCCGACCCCCGGCGACGAGACGCGGGTGCAGATGCCGCATCCGGAAATCTTCAAGGCCCTGCGCACCGGCAACCTGCTGCTGCTGGACGACGGCCGGGTGCGGTTGCGCGTCGGCGAGCGATCCGACGAATGGGCCGACGTCACGGTCGAGAGCGGCCACAAGCTCAGTGACCGCAAGGGCGTCGCCGTGCCGGAGGCGGTGATCCCGGTCTCGGCCCTGACGCCCAAGGACCGCGAGGACCTGGCCTTCGCCCTGCGCATCGGCGTCGACTGGGTGGCCCTGAGCTTCGTCCAGAAGGCCGAGGACATGGCCGAGCTGAAGCGGCTGGTCGGCGGCAAGGCGGCGTGCCTGGCCAAGATCGAAAAACCCCAGGCCCTCGCCGATCTGGGCGCCATTCTGGACTACTGCGACGGCGTCATGGTCGCGCGCGGCGATCTGGGCGTCGAGATGGACCCCGAAGAGGTGCCGGTGGCCCAGAAAGCCATCATCCGCGCCGCCCGCCAGCGCGGGGTGCCGGTGATCGTCGCGACCCAGATGCTGGAATCCATGACCAGCTCGCCGGCTCCGACGCGAGCCGAAGCCTCCGACGTCGCCAAC
The genomic region above belongs to Brevundimonas goettingensis and contains:
- a CDS encoding alkaline phosphatase family protein — protein: MKSTTAIVSALLMLGAAPALAQTAGEAAAPERAPFPGSNAAPGRPTLVVTIVIDQFSANLFNQYRSRFTGGLRTLADQGLVYTNGFQSHGVTTTCPGHSTVLTGAHPTHTGIPANEWIDPATGKELYCLAAPQNTIAGGAHSENGLVGSDQLLVTNLPDWVKAQSPDSRVFAVSGKDRGAINLAGHHADGTFWIAGPMLTTYVEPGQNAEARLAPIAAFNAAYKAKLAADPNPTWTFQHDQCRTLRSTSTVGGQTFHADLPPEDANLEDSPYLDETTLDAATYLLDSQQLGRRGVVDLLGVSLSGTDKIGHAYGTQGPEMCEQLLRMDEALGRFLSRVAATPGAIVVLTADHGGSDFPERIAQRGGAAGRYDTTMLTRINAQLKTQFNLTDNPLQSGGTGFIVADKDHKELPEPLRSQIIAAAVPLLNAEPNIVLAVPRDELLQDPMPARNFNPEELTIRERLRLSAVAGRGADILRAYAYNLTSNARIGGSIASHGSPWDYDRRVPIIFWRPGERGEEHFWPLRTVDIAPTLANLVNVPAADTVDGVCQNLGLYDVPACPVVAAEPDAKP
- the pyk gene encoding pyruvate kinase translates to MIRARRARIVATLGPASRAPGTVKALAQAGVDVFRLNFSHGSHDDHAAALKAVRGAEMALQRPLGVLADLQGPKLRLGRFKDVEIDIKPGHKMRFDLDPTPGDETRVQMPHPEIFKALRTGNLLLLDDGRVRLRVGERSDEWADVTVESGHKLSDRKGVAVPEAVIPVSALTPKDREDLAFALRIGVDWVALSFVQKAEDMAELKRLVGGKAACLAKIEKPQALADLGAILDYCDGVMVARGDLGVEMDPEEVPVAQKAIIRAARQRGVPVIVATQMLESMTSSPAPTRAEASDVANAVYEGADALMLSAETASGDYPLEAVGIMNRIMERVEKDPTWPSLMDAEHAGMDDFDADALVAAARKAAEAQSTACIVIFTTLGGTARRMSRERPLQPMLALTPKAETARRLALVWGLEPRLGKEPTSLEDVTDNAVNSAVEFGLAQPGQRVLILAGTPFGAPGAANLLRLAHAPSKPAKRSAK